One Miscanthus floridulus cultivar M001 chromosome 11, ASM1932011v1, whole genome shotgun sequence DNA window includes the following coding sequences:
- the LOC136491922 gene encoding mitochondrial phosphate carrier protein 3, mitochondrial-like, whose protein sequence is MAVYESSLNALLPSFLYAAPATASPFAAAAASVGGQTVTAPSAAVARPASWAWAPSEPGRRIEMYSPAFYAACTAGGVASCGLTHMTVTPLDLVKCNMQATSCYCTCRYELIANENFYCLISHIDPAKYKSISSGFGVLLKEQGPKGFFRGWVPTLLGYSAQGACKFGFYEFFKKYYSDIAGPEYAAK, encoded by the exons ATGGCGGTCTACGAGAGCTCGCTGAATGCGCTGCTCCCTAGCTTCCTTTATGCGGCCCCGGCCACTGCCTCCCCctttgctgccgccgccgctagcGTGGGCGGGCAAACAGTCACCGCGCCATCTGCAGCGGTGGCGCGTCCCGCTAGTTGGGCGTGGGCGCCGAGCGAGCCAGGCCGGAGGATTGAGATGTACTCGCCGGCATTCTACGCGGCGTGCACGGCCGGCGGCGTCGCCAGCTGCGGGCTCACGCACATGACCGTCACGCCCCTGGACCTCGTCAAGTGCAACATGCAG GCAACCAGCTGCTACTGTAC TTGTCGTTATGAACTGATTGCTAATGAAAACTTTTATTGTCTGATTTCTCATATCGATCCAGCCAAGTACAAGAGTATCTCATCTGGTTTTGGTGTTTTGTTGAAAGAGCAAGGGCCCAAGGGCTTTTTCAGGGGCTGGGTACCTACCCTACTTGGATACAGTGCTCAGGGAGCATGCAAGTTCGGTTTCTATGAGTTCTTCAAGAAGTATTACTCGGACATTGCTGGCCCTGAGTATGCCGCCAAGtag